In one Antennarius striatus isolate MH-2024 chromosome 15, ASM4005453v1, whole genome shotgun sequence genomic region, the following are encoded:
- the LOC137608599 gene encoding synaptic vesicle 2-related protein-like — translation MSHNDYCTITSAGVESEGGNTSAVRCKADKTEETLTVDDVLETIGFGKFQWKLFILTGLSWTGEAMEMMILSILSPQLHCEWRLPSYMVAVMTSVVFVGTSVGSPLWGHVFDKFGRRVGLITSICWTTFYGLLSAFAPVYGWLLVLRSLVGFGTGGSTQSITLYSEFLPVKMRGTYLMLLSLFWAIGCVFEVVLALWIMPTLGWRWLLIVSTLPLAIFICFSFWLPESPRFDLLTGNTEKAMATLQRIAKENGKTMPQGKVITHEQKDRGEIKDLFTPEFRRSTLLLWFIWFVISFSYFGIVLLTTELFQSGDQCGTTQGVEAGPSCNLACKYLTSADYKDLLWTTLAELPGVLLMFPLIDRIGRKKSMVLSFFMFSLFILPLYACIERVALTIFISIARAFNTGGFKVAFIYTPEVFPTETRALALGTCNAMAKLGSLITPFVSQVMLWHSKYLTLSIYFGCSILAGIACLILPVETSGRGLQESNLKQE, via the exons ATGTCACACAATGATTACTGCACCATAACCTCGGCAGGAGTTGAATCAGAGGGAGGAAACACATCAGCAGTCAGATGTAAAGCTGACAAAACTGAAG AAACCTTGACAGTAGACGATGTACTCGAAACCATCGGCTTTGGAAAGTTCCAGTGGAAATTATTTATTCTCACCGGACTGTCATGG ACAGGAGAAGCCATGGAAATGATGATCCTCAGTATCTTGAGCCCCCAGCTTCACTGTGAGTGGAGGCTGCCCAGTTATATGGTGGCTGTCATGACATCG gtGGTGTTTGTTGGCACAAGCGTCGGTTCCCCTTTGTGGGGACATGTGTTTGACAAGTTTGGCAGAAGAGTT GGTTTGATCACTTCTATCTGCTGGACTACCTTTTATGGCCTGTTGAGTGCCTTCGCTCCAGTTTACGGCTGGCTCTTGGTACTGCGGAGTCTTGTGGGCTTTGGCACTGGAGGAAGTACTCAGTC GATAACATTGTACTCAGAGTTCCTCCCAGTAAAGATGAGAGGCACCTACCTCATGCTACTGTCG TTATTCTGGGCAATAGGTTGTGTGTTTGAAGTCGTCCTAGCATTATGGATCATGCCAACACTTGGGTGGAGATGGCTGCTCATTGTGTCCACTCTACCATTAGCAATATTTATTTGCTTCAGCTTT TGGCTTCCTGAAAGTCCTCGCTTTGACTTGCTGACAGGAAATACAGAGAAAGCCATGGCAACACTACAGCGTATCGCCAAGGAGAATGGTAAGACCATGCCACAAGGGAAGGTGATCACCCATGAACAG aaagACCGTGGGGAGATAAAAGATCTGTTTACTCCTGAGTTTCGGAGGAGTACTCTTCTTCTATGGTTTATCTG GTTTGTCATTTCTTTTAGCTATTTTGGTATAGTCCTGTTGACAACTGAGCTGTTTCAATCTGGTGACCAATGTGGTA CAACACAAGGAGTCGAAGCTGGACCCAGTTGCAATCTAGCATGCAAGTATTTGACATCAGCTGACTACAAAGACCTTCTATGGACAACCTTGGCTGAACTTCCTG GTGTTTTGCTCATGTTTCCGCTAATTGACCGCATTGGCAGGAAGAAGAGCATGGTGTTGAGtttcttcatgttctctttgtttattttgcCTTTATATGCATGTATCGAGAG GGTAGCTCTTACAATCTTCATCTCTATTGCCAGAGCCTTCAACACTGGAGGATTCAAAGTGGCTTTCATTTACACACCAGAA GTGTTTCCTACAGAAACTAGAGCCTTAGCTTTGGGGACATGCAATGCCATGGCAAAACTGGGTTCTCTGATTACACCCTTTGTATCACAG GTGATGCTCTGGCATTCAAAGTATTTGACCCTCTCAATATACTTTGGCTGTTCAATTCTGGCTGGCATTGCATGCTTGATTCTTCCTGTTGAGACATCAGGCAGAGGTCTGCAGGAGTCAAATCTTAAACAGGAGTAA
- the LOC137608567 gene encoding synaptic vesicle 2-related protein-like → MDYLSRPRRSFYKHHRNNLSEEHFVGQSDEDQNTDNEICTIASRKFGTGGANSAPRYESDETEETLTVEDVLETTGFGKFQWKLCALTGLSWTGDAMEMMILSILSPQLKCEWRLPGYKVALITSVVFIGMLLGCPIWGQVSDKYGRRIGLTMCMCWILFYGLLSAFSPGYGWVLLLRGLVGFGVGGSPQAVTLYSEFLPIKKRGTSIMMMSLFFSVGTMFVVLLALWIMPTLGWRWLVGVSTLPLAIFMCFTFWLPESPRYDLLTGNTEKAMATLQRIARENGKTMPQGKVIAHKQKNRGQIKDLLSPQYRKTTLLLLFIWFANAFSYYGIVLMTPELLQSGGICGLTGGTKSESSCNLQCNYLTSADYKDMSWTTFAEMPGVFGVLLMVERIGRKNSMALCFFFFFFTISLLYACIGRIPLTIFIFIARAFITGGFQAAYVYTPEVFPTETRAFALGTCSAMARCGSLITPFVSEVMLRKSMYLTLSIYCGCSLLAGIMCLILPMETSGKSLQETTLTRRQMTTATSQ, encoded by the exons ATGGACTACTTGAGCAGACCAAGAAGGAGTTTTTACAAACATCACAGGAATAATCTGAG TGAGGAACATTTTGTGGGTCAAAGCGATGAGGACCAGAACACAGACAATGAGATCTGCACTATTGCCTCAAGAAAGTTTGGCACAGGGGGAGCAAATTCTGCACCCAGATATGAATCTGATGAAACAGAGG AAACGTTGACAGTAGAAGATGTACTGGAAACCACTGGCTTTGGAAAATTCCAGTGGAAATTATGTGCTCTAACCGGACTGTCATGG ACAGGAGACGCCATGGAAATGATGATCCTCAGTATCTTGAGCCCCCAGCTTAAATGCGAGTGGAGGTTACCCGGCTATAAGGTGGCTCTCATAACATCT GTGGTGTTTATCGGGATGCTATTGGGTTGCCCCATATGGGGTCAAGTTTCAGACAAGTATGGCAGGAGAATT GGCCTGACAATGTGCATGTGCTGGATCCTATTTTATGGCCTATTGAGTGCCTTCTCCCCAGGATATGGCTGGGTCTTACTCCTGCGGGGTCTTGTAGGCTTTGGCGTCGGAGGAAGTCCTCAGGC GGTGACATTGTACTCAGAGTTTCTCCCCATTAAGAAGCGAGGCACTAGCATCATGATGATGTCG TTATTCTTTTCAGTCGGTACTATGTTCGTGGTCCTCCTGGCATTGTGGATCATGCCCACTCTTGGTTGGAGATGGCTAGTTGGTGTGTCCACTCTACCATTGGCAATATTCATGTGCTTCACCTTT TGGCTACCTGAAAGTCCGCGCTATGACttgctgacaggaaacacagagaaagCCATGGCAACGTTACAGCGTATCGCCAGAGAGAATGGTAAGACCATGCCTCAAGGGAAGGTGATCGCCCACAAACAG aaaaaTCGTGGGCAGATTAAAGATCTCCTTTCTCCTCAGTACAGGAAGACGactcttcttctgttgtttattTG GTTTGCCAATGCATTCTCCTATTATGGCATAGTCTTGATGACACCTGAGCTGTTGCAATCTGGAGGTATATGTGGCT TGACCGGAGGAACCAAGTCTGAATCAAGTTGTAATTTACAATGTAATTATTTGACATCAGCTGACTACAAAGACATGTCATGGACAACTTTTGCTGAAATGCCag GTGTTTTTGGTGTTCTATTAATGGTTGAGCGAATTGGAAGGAAGAACAGCATGgcattgtgtttctttttttttttttttaccatttcacTTTTATATGCGTGTATTGGAAG GATACCTCTTACAATCTTCATCTTTATTGCCAGAGCCTTCATAACTGGAGGATTCCAAGCTGCTTATGTTTACACACCAGAG GTGTTTCCTACAGAAACTAGAGCTTTTGCATTGGGGACTTGTAGTGCAATGGCCAGGTGTGGTTCCCTGATCACTCCGTTTGTGTCAGAG GTGATGCTCAGAAAATCGATGTACTTGACTCTTTCTATATACTGTGGCTGCAGTCTGCTGGCTGGTATTATGTGCTTAATCTTGCCTATGGAGACATCGGGCAAAAGCCTGCAGGAGACCACTTTAACAAGGAGGCAGATGACCACAGCAACGAGTCAGTGA
- the LOC137608852 gene encoding synaptic vesicle 2-related protein-like — protein MDCCIRPQSILYKRWRNPPQSSEERSEGWRREDMSVDNKICTIAPGIFDAEGEDSSNSYRSDEAETLSVEDVLETIGFGIFQWKLCFLTGLAWTGESMEIMILSVLGPQLHCDWRLSSFQVAFMTSVVFLGMASSSPVWGNMSDKYGRKICLIISICWSVFYGILSAFAPAYGWLLVLRGLVGVGFGGGPQTVTLYSEFLPMKMRGISIMMMSVFWSVGAVFEVLLAWWIMPTLGWRWLLIFSITPFATFICFCSWLPESPRFDLLTGNTEKAMATLQRVARDNGKTMPEGKVIAHKQKDRGQIKDLLSSQYWRTTLLLWFIWFANVFSYFGIIMLTTTLLQSGGSCGANQGTKPEPCCNLECNYLTSDDYKDLLWTTLAEFPGVLFITLIIDRIGRTKSMATCFFMLSLFILPLYACIGRISATVVIFIARAFICGGLQVVFVYTPEVYPTENRALAMGTCSAVSKFGSLIAPFVSEVMLRKSMYLTLSIYCGCSLLAGIMCLILPMETSGKSLQESTFNKEAGANDHNNESVKNTTLSQD, from the exons ATGGACTGCTGCATCAGACCACAATCTATTCTTTACAAGAGGTGGAGAAATCCTCCTCAGAG CAGTGAGGAACGTTCTGAGGGTTGGAGAAGGGAGGACATGAGCGTTGACAATAAGATCTGCACTATTGCCCCAGGAATATTTGATGCAGAGGGAGAAGATTCTTCAAATTCTTACAGATCTGACGAAGCAG AAACATTGAGTGTAGAAGATGTACTAGAAACCATCGGCTTTGGAATATTCCAGTGGAAATTATGTTTCCTCACTGGACTGGCGTGG ACAGGAGAATCCATGGAAATAATGATCCTCAGTGTCTTGGGCCCCCAGCTTCACTGTGACTGGAGGTTGTCCAGCTTTCAGGTGGCTTTCATGACATCG GTGGTGTTTCTTGGGATGGCAAGCAGTTCTCCAGTATGGGGCAATATGTCTGACAAGTATGGCAGAAAAATT TGTCTGATTATTTCTATTTGCTGGTCTGTGTTTTATGGCATCCTGAGTGCCTTCGCTCCAGCATATGGATGGCTCTTGGTCTTACGAGGTCTTGTAGGTGTTGGCTTTGGAGGAGGTCCTCAGAC GGTAACCTTGTACTCAGAGTTCCTCCCCATGAAGATGAGAGGCATCAGTATTATGATGATGTCG GTATTCTGGTCAGTTGGTGCTGTGTTTGAGGTCCTCCTGGCATGGTGGATCATGCCCACACTTGGTTGGAGATggcttttaattttttccattaCACCGTTTGCAACATTTATTTGCTTCTGCTCT TGGCTTCCTGAAAGTCCTCGCTTTGACttgctgacaggaaacacagagaaagCCATGGCAACATTACAGCGTGTTGCCAGAGACAATGGTAAGACCATGCCTGAAGGCAAGGTGATTGCCCACAAACAG AAAGACCGTGGGCAGATTAAAGATCTGCTTTCTTCTCAGTATTGGAGGACGACTCTTCTTTTATGGTTTATCTG GTTTGCAAATGTCTTTTCCTATTTTGGCATAATCATGCTGACTACTACACTGTTACAGTCTGGAGGTTCATGTGGTG CAAACCAAGGAACCAAACCTGAACCCTGCTGCAATCTAGAGTGCAATTATTTGACATCAGATGACTACAAAGACCTTTTGTGGACAACTTTGGCAGAATTTCCAG GTGTTTTGTTCATCACTCTGATAATTGATCGTATTGGAAGGACGAAGAGCATGGCAACCTGTTTCTTCATGTTATCTTTGTTCATTTTACCTTTATATGCGTGTATCGGACG GATATCTGCCACGGTTGTCATCTTTATTGCCAGAGCCTTCATCTGTGGAGGACttcaagttgtttttgtttacacaCCAGAG GTGTATCCTACTGAAAATAGAGCCTTGGCAATGGGGACTTGTAGCGCAGTGTCAAAATTTGGTTCCCTGATTGCTCCATTTGTGTCAGAG GTGATGCTCAGAAAATCGATGTACTTGACTCTTTCTATATACTGTGGCTGCAGTCTGCTGGCTGGTATTATGTGCTTGATCTTGCCTATGGAGACTTCAGGCAAAAGCCTGCAGGAGTCCACTTTTAATAAGGAGGCTGGTGCAAATGACCACAACAATGAGTCAGTGAAGAACACAACATTATCCCAGGACTAA